The following coding sequences lie in one Arachis ipaensis cultivar K30076 chromosome B05, Araip1.1, whole genome shotgun sequence genomic window:
- the LOC107644613 gene encoding miraculin, producing MMRTLLSFSLLFALCTQPLLGEAQTNPGGPISQPVKDTSGNNVRAGADYFIRPVTTTPAICRRPGCGTGFALASTTPNKTCPLNVVVVGGNGQPVKFTPVSPNKDGVITTATDLNVRFDVKTNCTESTVWRLQSDGSTGKRIVSTGGVIGNPGKNTLNNWFKILKDGNDYSLQFCPTVCNTCRPACGNIGVVQDSNGNVLVGISDQPYKIRFQKSS from the coding sequence ATGATGAGAACACtcctttccttttctcttctttttgctttatgCACCCAACCCTTACTTGGTGAAGCTCAAACCAACCCTGGTGGCCCAATAAGTCAGCCAGTGAAGGACACAAGTGGCAATAATGTCCGGGCCGGCGCGGACTATTTTATCCGGCCGGTCACAACAACCCCAGCCATTTGTCGCCGGCCGGGATGTGGCACTGGCTTTGCCCTTGCATCGACAACACCAAACAAGACCTGCCCCCTCAACGTTGTGGTCGTAGGGGGCAACGGCCAACCGGTGAAATTCACACCGGTTAGCCCTAACAAGGACGGTGTCATTACAACCGCTACTGACTTGAACGTCAGATTTGATGTCAAGACGAATTGCACGGAGTCCACGGTGTGGAGGCTACAAAGTGATGGCTCAACCGGAAAAAGGATTGTGAGCACTGGTGGTGTTATAGGAAACCCTGGAAAGAACACACTTAACAATTGGTTCAAGATTTTGAAGGATGGTAATGATTACAGCCTTCAATTCTGCCCTACGGTTTGCAATACTTGTAGGCCAGCTTGTGGGAACATTGGTGTGGTTCAAGATAGTAATGGGAACGTTCTTGTTGGTATCTCTGATCAACCATACAAAATTCGGTTCCAGAAATCTTCCTAA
- the LOC107644614 gene encoding kunitz trypsin inhibitor 2 — translation MKSIILLLIIPFAFCTQFLLGEADPSPEQVVDTEGKKVRAGIEYYIRPVPTTPCDGRGPCVVGSGFVLVARSANETCPLNVVVVEGFRGQAVIFTPVNPKKGVIRVSTDVNIKTNLTTICTESTVWKLDDFDSSSGQWFVTTGGVVGNPGKDTISNWFKIEKYDDDYKLVFCPTVCDFCKPLCKNVGVFVDSNGNRRVALTDQPYKVRFQPSS, via the coding sequence ATGAaatcaataattttattattGATCATTCCTTTTGCTTTCTGTACTCAATTTTTGTTAGGCGAAGCGGATCCTTCGCCTGAACAAGTGGTTGATACAGAAGGCAAAAAGGTTCGAGCCGGCATAGAATATTACATCCGGCCGGTTCCTACGACTCCTTGCGACGGTCGCGGACCATGTGTGGTTGGTAGCGGGTTTGTTCTCGTAGCACGGTCAGCAAACGAGACTTGTCCTCTAAATGTTGTTGTGGTGGAAGGTTTTCGAGGTCAAGCAGTGATATTTACACCGGTTAACCCTAAGAAAGGCGTTATTAGGGTTTCCACCGATGTGAACATAAAGACCAACTTGACAACAATTTGTACCGAGTCAACGGTGTGGAAGCTTGATGACTTTGATTCTTCAAGTGGACAATGGTTTGTTACAACCGGTGGTGTGGTAGGAAACCCCGGCAAAGACACAATTAGCAATTGGTTTAAGATTGAGAAGTATGATGATGATTACAAGCTTGTGTTTTGCCCCACGGTGTGTGATTTTTGCAAGCCACTTTGCAAGAATGTTGGTGTGTTCGTGGATAGCAATGGAAACCGCCGTGTAGCTCTCACCGATCAGCCATACAAAGTTCGGTTCCAGCCATcgtcttaa
- the LOC107642179 gene encoding miraculin — protein MNTTFMAFLFLFIFSITKPMLGSAGGAPEQVVDTSGKIVRAGINYHFVPASRNVIGGLSFTSIGIFTCPLSVIFANDSKGLPLVFTPVNSKKGVVRVNTDLNINFAYGDSMCPQSTVWNVGSRDNSTGQRFLTIDGVIGNPGRETVANWFKIRKYENGYKLVYCPSVCKDCYYKCSDIGIYVDQFGNKRLALSNVPYKVWFQLV, from the coding sequence ATGAACACAACATTTATGGCATTCTTGTTCCTTTTTATTTTCTCGATTACAAAACCAATGTTAGGTTCAGCCGGTGGTGCACCGGAACAAGTGGTTGACACATCCGGCAAGATCGTTCGAGCCGGTATAAATTACCATTTTGTCCCTGCTTCTCGGAATGTAATAGGTGGCCTTTCCTTCACTAGCATAGGTATATTCACATGTCCTCTTTCTGTTATATTTGCCAATGACTCGAAAGGCCTACCATTGGTGTTTACCCCAGTTAACTCTAAGAAAGGCGTTGTTCGTGTCAACACAGATCTCAACATTAACTTCGCATACGGCGATTCGATGTGTCCTCAGTCCACAGTGTGGAATGTTGGCAGCCGTGATAACTCGACCGGACAGAGGTTTTTGACCATCGACGGCGTTATCGGAAACCCTGGTAGAGAAACTGTTGCTAATTGGTTCAAGATTAGGAAGTATGAGAATGGTTATAAGCTAGTTTATTGTCCAAGTGTGTGCAAAGATTGTTACTATAAGTGTAGTGATATAGGGATATATGTGGACCAATTTGGTAATAAGCGTTTAGCTCTTAGCAATGTTCCATACAAAGTTTGGTTCCAACTTGTTTGA
- the LOC107644612 gene encoding pentatricopeptide repeat-containing protein At3g22470, mitochondrial-like isoform X2, giving the protein MMLRSSTRASLRFFRQYTQLGNVDYAIWFVDHMDNMGYQPDNHSFGAIINGLCKIGKTPAAIMILRKTETRNCKPSVDVAGYNAILDSLCKDGMVSEALSLFSEMTTKGIQPSTITYNRLIQGLCTFSRWQEAASLLSERKQKGIMPDTHTFNILVDALCKEGKISSARAILGQMVRMGEEPSVVTYNSMIAGYCCQNQMEEAMKVFDLMVHKGCLPDDNTYTTLIHGWCKIKRIDNAIYLLDEMINKGLNLSVMTWNTLIYGFCKVGKPLAAKELFFTMHKFGQHPNLQSCATILDGLFKCHLFSDAISLFREMETNNLDLNIVIYNVVLDGMCNTRKLNDACELFSCLPAKGLKPDLYTYGIMIQGLCREGLVVDAEELLMNMEEDGCLPDSCTYNVFVQGLLRSNDVPRSIKYLQIMKDKGFAADATTMELLVDYISAHKEENAFLEFAQKIV; this is encoded by the exons ATGATGTTGCGTTCTTCAACAAGAGCTTCTCTGCGTTTCTTTCGGCAGTATACTCAATTAG GCAATGTGGATTATGCTATTTGGTTTGTTGACCACATGGATAACATGGGATATCAACCCGACAACCACTCGTTTGGAGCAATCATAAATGGATTGTGCAAGATTGGCAAAACCCCTGCTGCCATTATGATTCTAAGGAAGACAGAAACAAGAAACTGCAAACCAAGTGTTGATGTTGCAGGTTATAACGCAATTCTGGATAGTCTTTGCAAGGATGGGATGGTATCTGAGGCTTTGAGTCTATTCTCGGAAATGACAACGAAAGGTATACAACCCTCTACGATCACTTACAATCGCTTGATTCAAGGACTCTGTACTTTCAGCAGATGGCAAGAGGCTGCGTCTTTACTGAGCGAGAGGAAACAAAAGGGAATTATGCCCGATACACATACTTTCAATATTTTGGTGGATGCTCTTTGTAAAGAGGGAAAGATTTCAAGTGCTAGAGCCATACTTGGTCAAATGGTTCGAATGGGAGAGGAGCCTAGCGTTGTCACCTATAACTCAATGATTGCTGGTTATTGTTGCCAAAATCAAATGGAGGAGGCCATGAAAGTATTTGATTTGATGGTTCACAAGGGATGCCTACCAGACGACAACACTTATACTACGTTAATCCATGGATGGTGCAAGATCAAAAGGATTGATAATGCTATTTATCTCTTGGATGAAATGATCAATAAAGGTTTAAATCTGAGTGTTATGACTTGGAATACTCTTATCTATGGATTTTGCAAAGTGGGGAAACCGTTAGCTGCTAAAGAATTGTTTTTTACAATGCACAAGTTTGGTCAACATCCTAATCTACAGAGCTGTGCCACTATATTGGATGGCCTATTCAAATGCCATTTGTTTTCTGACGCAATATCATTATTTAGAGAGATGGAGACGAATAATTTGGATCTTAATATTGTAATTTACAACGTGGTGCTCGATGGGATGTGCAATACTAGAAAACTAAATGATGCGTGTGAACTCTTCTCTTGTCTTCCAGCAAAAGGCTTGAAACCTGATCTATATACTTATGGAATAATGATCCAAGGTCTATGTAGGGAAGGACTTGTGGTTGATGCTGAAGAGTTACTGATGAATATGGAAGAGGATGGCTGCTTGCCAGATAGCTGCACATATAATGTCTTTGTCCAAGGATTACTGCGTAGCAATGATGTGCCAAGGTcaataaaatatcttcagattaTGAAAGACAAAGGTTTTGCAGCAGATGCCACCACCATGGAATTGCTTGTAGATTATATCTCTGCTCACAAAGAAGAGAATGCTTTTCTGGAATTTGCACAGAAAATTGTTTGA
- the LOC107642180 gene encoding miraculin, translated as MKITLFLALFVVLAIALSTKPLLGAAASAPETVLDTSGKKVRTSVNYYIVPGSYPYAGGITVASVNQTCPFNVIAGDSSNGPLPLYLLPVNEKKGVIRIHTDLNIFFSDGGVGCPDSTVWMLKDYDSSAAQKFVTLGGALGNPGKETLADWFKIEKYEDAYKLYYCPNVYYDGSYPCSDIGISEDEYGNKRLALSDVPYKVRFQLA; from the coding sequence ATGAAGATCACATTATTTCTAGCATTGTTCGTCGTCCTAGCCATTGCCTTGAGCACAAAGCCACTTCTCGGAGCAGCGGCTTCTGCCCCGGAGACAGTGCTTGACACCTCCGGCAAAAAAGTCCGAACCAGTGTCAATTATTATATTGTCCCTGGTTCGTACCCTTATGCCGGAGGTATTACAGTTGCCAGTGTTAATCAAACTTGTCCATTTAACGTTATAGCCGGAGATTCTTCTAATGGTCCCCTGCCATTATATCTCTTACCCGTTAATGAGAAGAAAGGCGTTATTCGTATTCACACTGATCTTAACATTTTCTTCTCGGACGGCGGCGTAGGATGTCCCGATTCGACAGTGTGGATGCTTAAGGACTATGATTCTTCGGCCGCACAAAAGTTTGTGACCCTTGGTGGCGCATTGGGCAACCCTGGAAAGGAGACACTGGCGGATTGGTTCAAGATTGAGAAGTACGAGGATGCATATAAATTGTACTATTGTCCGAATGTGTACTATGATGGAAGTTATCCGTGCAGCGATATAGGGATATCTGAGGATGAATATGGTAATAAGCGTCTAGCTCTCAGTGATGTTCCGTACAAAGTTCGGTTCCAACTTGCATGA
- the LOC107644615 gene encoding miraculin-like: MKITLFLSLLVVLAIALSTKPLPGAAAYAPEPVLDTSGKKVRTNVAYNVIPASYPYVGGVSIGSVNQTCPFYVVGGDSSNGPLPLYLSPVNEKKGVIRVHTDLNIYFLDPGTDEVCSDSSVWMLKDYDSSATQKFVTLGGAMGNPGKETLADWFKIEKYEDAYKFYYCPNVYYDGSYPCSDIGISEDEYGNKRLTLSDVPYKVWFQHA, encoded by the coding sequence ATGAAGATCACATTATTTCTATCATTATTGGTTGTCCTTGCCATTGCCTTGAGCACAAAGCCACTTCCCGGGGCAGCTGCGTATGCCCCGGAGCCAGTGCTCGACACCTCCGGCAAAAAGGTCCGAACTAATGTCGCTTATAATGTTATTCCTGCTTCGTACCCTTATGTCGGAGGTGTTTCAATTGGCAGTGTTAATCAAACATGTCCATTTTACGTTGTAGGCGGAGATTCTTCCAATGGTCCCCTGCCATTATATCTTTCACCCGTTAATGAGAAGAAAGGCGTTATTCGTGTTCACACTGATCTCAATATTTACTTCTTGGACCCGGGAACCGATGAAGTATGTTCCGATTCATCGGTGTGGATGCTTAAGGATTATGATTCTTCGGCCACACAAAAGTTCGTGACCCTTGGTGGCGCAATGGGAAATCCTGGAAAGGAGACACTGGCGGATTGGTTCAAGATTGAGAAGTACGAGGATGCATATAAATTTTACTATTGTCCCAATGTGTATTATGATGGAAGTTATCCATGCAGCGATATAGGGATATCTGAGGATGAATATGGTAATAAGCGTCTAACTCTCAGTGATGTTCCATACAAAGTTTGGTTCCAACATGCATGA
- the LOC107644616 gene encoding miraculin-like, translating to MTLLALVLVIAFSTNSLLGAASPAPEQVVDTNGKKVRSGVNYYIVPASNPYAGIAVTVSKINQTCPLNVVAGDYSNGPLPLHFLPVNEKKDVIRVNTDLNIHFTEMGDECPESPVWMLKDYDPSSDAETLVTLGGELGNPGKETLMDWFKIEKHEDAYKLFYCPNVYYESYGCSDIGISEDAFGNKRLALTNVPYKVRFQPA from the coding sequence atgacatTGCTAGCGTTGGTCCTTGTCATTGCCTTCAGCACAAACTCACTTCTCGGAGCAGCTTCTCCTGCCCCGGAGCAAGTGGTTGACACCAACGGCAAAAAGGTCCGATCCGGTGTCAATTACTATATTGTCCCTGCTTCTAACCCTTACGCGGGTATCGCCGTCACGGTTTCGAAAATCAACCAAACTTGTCCATTAAATGTTGTAGCTGGGGACTATTCCAATGGTCCCTTACCCTTGCATTTTTTACCGGTTAACGAGAAAAAAGACGTTATTCGTGTCAACACTGATCTCAACATTCACTTCACAGAAATGGGTGATGAATGTCCGGAATCACCGGTGTGGATGCTTAAGGACTATGATCCTTCTTCGGATGCAGAAACCTTGGTGACCCTTGGAGGTGAATTGGGAAACCCTGGAAAAGAGACACTTATGGATTGGTTCAAGATTGAGAAGCACGAGGATGCATATAAATTGTTCTATTGTCCGAATGTGTACTATGAAAGTTATGGATGCAGTGATATAGGGATATCTGAGGATGCATTTGGAAATAAACGTCTTGCTCTCACTAATGTTCCATACAAAGTTCGATTCCAACCTGCTTGA
- the LOC107644612 gene encoding putative pentatricopeptide repeat-containing protein At1g12700, mitochondrial isoform X1 yields the protein MMLRSSTRASLRFFRQYTQLGILSSPKSFRFPITHSYSTHIHALKDRPYLVDSIRNLQNLDSALHLFDKMLSMNPLPCVNDFNFLFSSIVKMKHYIAAISSIKHVFSLGFKSDIFTLNIVVNCLCRLNHTPFAFSVVGMMFKIGLEPNVVTFNTIVNGLCIEGNVDYAIWFVDHMDNMGYQPDNHSFGAIINGLCKIGKTPAAIMILRKTETRNCKPSVDVAGYNAILDSLCKDGMVSEALSLFSEMTTKGIQPSTITYNRLIQGLCTFSRWQEAASLLSERKQKGIMPDTHTFNILVDALCKEGKISSARAILGQMVRMGEEPSVVTYNSMIAGYCCQNQMEEAMKVFDLMVHKGCLPDDNTYTTLIHGWCKIKRIDNAIYLLDEMINKGLNLSVMTWNTLIYGFCKVGKPLAAKELFFTMHKFGQHPNLQSCATILDGLFKCHLFSDAISLFREMETNNLDLNIVIYNVVLDGMCNTRKLNDACELFSCLPAKGLKPDLYTYGIMIQGLCREGLVVDAEELLMNMEEDGCLPDSCTYNVFVQGLLRSNDVPRSIKYLQIMKDKGFAADATTMELLVDYISAHKEENAFLEFAQKIV from the coding sequence ATGATGTTGCGTTCTTCAACAAGAGCTTCTCTGCGTTTCTTTCGGCAGTATACTCAATTAGGTATTCTTTCTAGTCCCAAATCCTTCCGTTTTCCCATTACTCACTCTTATTCCACTCATATTCATGCCCTTAAGGACAGACCCTATCTCGTAGATTCTATTAGGAATCTCCAGAACCTTGATTCTGCTCTGCatctgtttgacaaaatgctttcCATGAACCCTTTGCCATGCGTGAATGACTTTAACTTCTTGTTTAGCTCTATTGTTAAGATGAAGCATTACATAGCTGCCATTTCTTCAATCAAACATGTGTTCTCCTTAGGATTCAAATCGGACATTTTTACTCTCAATATTGTCGTCAATTGTCTGTGCCGATTGAATCACACACCCTTTGCCTTCTCTGTGGTGGGGATGATGTTCAAAATTGGCTTGGAGCCCAATGTGGTCACATTTAACACCATTGTTAATGGTCTTTGTATTGAAGGCAATGTGGATTATGCTATTTGGTTTGTTGACCACATGGATAACATGGGATATCAACCCGACAACCACTCGTTTGGAGCAATCATAAATGGATTGTGCAAGATTGGCAAAACCCCTGCTGCCATTATGATTCTAAGGAAGACAGAAACAAGAAACTGCAAACCAAGTGTTGATGTTGCAGGTTATAACGCAATTCTGGATAGTCTTTGCAAGGATGGGATGGTATCTGAGGCTTTGAGTCTATTCTCGGAAATGACAACGAAAGGTATACAACCCTCTACGATCACTTACAATCGCTTGATTCAAGGACTCTGTACTTTCAGCAGATGGCAAGAGGCTGCGTCTTTACTGAGCGAGAGGAAACAAAAGGGAATTATGCCCGATACACATACTTTCAATATTTTGGTGGATGCTCTTTGTAAAGAGGGAAAGATTTCAAGTGCTAGAGCCATACTTGGTCAAATGGTTCGAATGGGAGAGGAGCCTAGCGTTGTCACCTATAACTCAATGATTGCTGGTTATTGTTGCCAAAATCAAATGGAGGAGGCCATGAAAGTATTTGATTTGATGGTTCACAAGGGATGCCTACCAGACGACAACACTTATACTACGTTAATCCATGGATGGTGCAAGATCAAAAGGATTGATAATGCTATTTATCTCTTGGATGAAATGATCAATAAAGGTTTAAATCTGAGTGTTATGACTTGGAATACTCTTATCTATGGATTTTGCAAAGTGGGGAAACCGTTAGCTGCTAAAGAATTGTTTTTTACAATGCACAAGTTTGGTCAACATCCTAATCTACAGAGCTGTGCCACTATATTGGATGGCCTATTCAAATGCCATTTGTTTTCTGACGCAATATCATTATTTAGAGAGATGGAGACGAATAATTTGGATCTTAATATTGTAATTTACAACGTGGTGCTCGATGGGATGTGCAATACTAGAAAACTAAATGATGCGTGTGAACTCTTCTCTTGTCTTCCAGCAAAAGGCTTGAAACCTGATCTATATACTTATGGAATAATGATCCAAGGTCTATGTAGGGAAGGACTTGTGGTTGATGCTGAAGAGTTACTGATGAATATGGAAGAGGATGGCTGCTTGCCAGATAGCTGCACATATAATGTCTTTGTCCAAGGATTACTGCGTAGCAATGATGTGCCAAGGTcaataaaatatcttcagattaTGAAAGACAAAGGTTTTGCAGCAGATGCCACCACCATGGAATTGCTTGTAGATTATATCTCTGCTCACAAAGAAGAGAATGCTTTTCTGGAATTTGCACAGAAAATTGTTTGA
- the LOC107642178 gene encoding miraculin-like, with protein sequence MRSLFFLFAILFALCIHPFLGEAQGGPIMQLVIDTDNNTIQAGKDYYIRPVPTSPSIICRRLLCPVGPGFTLESTTPNKTCPLNVVVQRGTGQAVTFTPVNPKTNREIYTNSDLNIKFDVKSNCPESTVWKLVSDASNGQRIVTTGGVIGNPGNNTVNNWFQIQKDDNDYNFYFCPEVCETCKPVCGNIGVFQDSNGNSLVAITDRPYKVRFQPVSS encoded by the coding sequence ATGAGGTCACTATTCTTTCTTTTTGCTATTCTCTTTGCTTTGTGCATTCATCCATTtcttggtgaagctcaaggaggGCCAATCATGCAACTAGTGATTGACACAGATAACAATACTATCCAGGCCGGCAAGGACTATTATATCCGGCCCGTCCCCACCAGCCCATCCATCATTTGTCGCCGGCTGCTATGTCCAGTTGGCCCCGGCTTCACCCTTGAATCAACAACACCAAACAAAACCTGTCCTCTTAACGTTGTGGTCCAGCGTGGGACAGGTCAGGCAGTAACATTCACACCGGTTAACCCTAAAACAAATAGGGAAATCTACACTAACTCCGATTTGAACATCAAATTCGACGTTAAGTCGAATTGCCCTGAATCCACGGTGTGGAAGTTAGTGAGTGATGCTTCAAATGGACAAAGGATTGTGACAACTGGTGGTGTTATTGGAAACCCTGGAAATAACACAGTTAACAATTGGTTCCAGATTCAGAAGGATGATAATGATTACAACTTCTATTTCTGTCCTGAGGTTTGTGAAACTTGCAAGCCAGTTTGTGGGAACATTGGTGTGTTTCAAGATAGTAATGGGAATTCGCTTGTTGCTATCACTGATCGACCATACAAAGTTCGCTTCCAGCCAGTATCTTCTTAA